The window ttatatttttaaaccatttaacttcattttaaatttatctttaaataaatagatcgATTTAGTTATAAACATGGTTGAAACATTAATCATAGAGACATATACATAAACTTGACTATTAAATATGACATAATTTAAATGGGTTAAATGGGATACAAGATGCCTTATTTATTTAGGAGAGATACATGTTGTAGTATGCGGCTTATATTgagtgaaatatatatataaagaaaattgggCAAATATCGAAGTGAAACGGAGTGAAACGACAATATTTGCTATtcaagtttgtatttttattgttaagggTGAACGATAAATTGGTTATGTAACTCAAATTTTGATATAGTGAAAGTCTTTCTTCATGTTTCCGTTGATGTAGGCAATTTGTCGAATCACATTAAATTtatgtgttttcttttatttttctctaatttcaatatagagagagagagaagtggaGTTGGGAGGCCTAAAAGGAAGGAGCTAGCTAGCATGAAGAGTATTTTAATTGGTCCTCCTCCCATCACTTTTGGAAGACTATTCTGTTTTAGGTAGTTTCATTTGTTAAAGACGTTGTGCACATGGCTATGGTCATCTTCATTCATATATTATATGCATATTAACCAAACCTTTTTTGTCCCATTTTTATTCAAATGCACCGATGCATACAAAAGTCCAATCTTTCCCTTGGCTTCATTCCTTTCCTTCTTGACTCTTCAGTCAACAAAGATTTTAAATTAGCTTTTTCAACTTCAAGGATGATCTCCATCTAGAAGAggtgtaaaatattttttatttatctccaTTGATGTTAGTTTTCATTACAAAGGTATAGTCTAtgatttatttaactttttccaAGAGCGTGATTGACATAGAAGATGATGAGAGACCTTTATATATCAataaattttgatgaaaattaaaactcatcttttgttttttaaaacataaaacagtttttaatagCACTGattattgttctttattttcaatttttaaaaatataatgaaatagaaaacaactttatgaaacaagtaaaagttgtttttatcggtttttaaaaataatagaaaaacacaCCTACTTTATTATTaacttcaaataaaataaaacttactgcgttgaatttattaatatgttcattaattttttaaaataattttaaacttaaataataaactcaataaaccataaatttataaacaaaaattggtttaaaacaactatattgtttcttttctacataaaattattatttttttaaaaaaaatcactaggCAAATGAcctccaaattaaataagacttaatatgttgaattcattaacaagtctaacaattttttaaaataatttaaaattcaaataataaacttattaataccataaatttatggataaaaattgatttataatgactctatttattttttttctacacataattatactttataattttttttttccaccataaaaatgaacttcaaatcaagtgacactttttattaaatttattaatgagtttaacaatttttaaaaataatttgaaactcaaaaatagatataatcattgaaaaaaaaaataagagatgAAAGTTGATATAACATGAGTCATGACTTTATTATTTATCCTATACacacaactatttttttttcctcactaactaaataaattataaattaagtaaaatataattaataattttaattttgtaataaatcCTTTAATTTTTAAGCATAATTTACAATAAAAGAACTCATCCAACTAGTTGTACATTAAATCAAAACGTTTCAGAATATTATGTTCAAAATTGAGTACTAAATGTGTGCgtatgtaataaaaaaactaggctcatttatatgttaaaaaataaacactgtatttattattcattttaaatcaaatactATTGACAAAtagtattattcatttttaacaaatataataaaataaaatgcaaaatgTCAATATCCATATAtttctaacatataataaaatagtatattttctactaaaaatataatttatgattttattataatattactatttaagttttactaaaaactatttattttttaatttattcataattacaaaattattttcattttcaataagacttccatgaaatttatttaattaatattatatagattgaattttaaatgtttttacaaaatcaaaacaaattttttaaaaaaaattatccaaacaagtctttttgttctttatttttaaaatcctctTATAAAAATAGCTTgccaaatacattttttttaatcaaatattaaaaaactctttttagttctttaacttaaaaacaatttctaaaaacaagtaTAAGAAATCATAGtcaaacaagaaattaaaataataataataataataataatgaaagtaCGTATttgacttgtattaaaaatgaaaattaaaattatttttatcttatagtaatttttgtttcactagaataaatgaataaatatatatatatatatatatatatatatatttatctttaactcatATGTGATTGTAGATctaacttttatattttaataagattaaacttgaatttgatttcatattattattaattaactttaaaaaattataaaataaaaataagacattatttttaaaaacaatacaaattctttcatccaaacaagttttttggtttttattttaaaaaactattttttaaaatatatggtcaaacactcttattttttaaaaaaatttaaaaactattttttgttcttcattttaAAAACACCACAAAATGGGCCCTTTCTTACATTAATTTGGGTTATATGGACTTACAAATGTTCTAGATAGAGTATGACACATATTCTATATTCTATTGAGTGGTCTTGCTTGGacccattttatttatatatttatttacgcAATAGCTTCTTAGATGATGTCCAATTTCTTAATTagactaataataaaaatatcccATTCTTCATATCATTACTAccaattttgatatttaatcATTACTTGCTATGTAAATAAGaggtaaaaaaaatagtatcacAAAAGAGGTAGAAAGAATACCGATAAAATGTCACAAATATAGAGTggaacattttcaaaaacaattctcaaatttattagCTTTGtggaacaaaattttatttacaaactcaaatataaagaaTAGTTTTCTGAACTTACTCATAAAATTACTACACATTATGTATAATGAACCCGTTTCAGTAATATTTTTCATCTTGTCAATTGCTATTCAAAACACTcgataaaaaacaattgaaaatggtAGAGGTACAAGTTTTATGGATTCATTAATTGTCACATATCAATAATGGTCTAATAATATGCAAACACTccgtttcaaaaaaaaaactctaaatttaaaagaatacaaataaatattataatcgttataattaattaattataataattaaaatatatattatcataataaataaaataattatctttagaaaatcaatcaataacattaaagtaaaatttaattgtaacaatacaaataaatatcataattatgataatttaaataaataataattatcctCATAAATGAAATTACTATCTCtagaaaatcaagaaataatatcaaaataaaggTTTCTCCCGTCTCAAAGCACACTTTGAAGGCCCAGGAAATTTTTTAAAGCCCCTAAAAAAATCCCATTAAAATTcaagattttttgaaaaattgaagtcATTGACGATTTTTCGAAGAAATTTGAAGACTTGAAGATTTTTTTCATTGGATGACTATAGGATTTATTTATGAAACcctttttattcaaaattaaacattaaaattattttaaaaaacgtgTTTGCCTTTGTAAGAATAATTAGAAGGCATATTAGAGATTGTCCCCTCAAATTATAAATGTATTATTAAAGTACAACTTTGTCCAAAATTTTCTTACTTGGGAAAATTGGTGTGTACAAAAACATCTCaaatttattccaaaaataaacCTATTATccgaataaaaaactattttttatcaaaagcacgccaaacatattttctcagttaaaaactattttctattttaaacaacaaaaatttaatttcaagaaCACTATGGGCTCACCAAGCATCCCATGGGCTCAACACACGAATATGGGGTTTTGGGCCACGGGTTAGTCTGTGGTCCAACTGGTTGGGTCCCAATGTAGACATAAGTACTACTtcccataaaaaatattcatttctgAATACTTCCAGACCTTGTCTAAATGTCCTGTTTCTGGGTAGACAAGATTGATCACAGAATCAACTACAAAcctcaaaacaaaacaaaactttccccttttcctttttgtggCTACCAGCTGGCTACAGGGAAACTATTTGAGCTTGGGACATACCATATGTTGTAGAACAGAACTTACAGGATTAATACATTGACAGGAAGAAGAACCATACGTTCATGATAGTGAAGCCCCACAACACGGACCATCGTCCTCAGCTGCTGAagttttattacaaaaattaaagcaTATTAACAGGCGTACAATTACAGTATAACAACTATTGTGCGCATTAACTTACAATGCGCAGCTAGCATTAGCTGTCATCTTCTTCCCCAGAGGCGAACTGGGCTAGGGTGTGTATATCCATCGGGTGGGCATCAGAGGGAGTCTCTGAGATGTATGCTCTTTGAGCATAGATCATATTCGCAGCTTCCGTTGGGTTGATGAAATCCCAATAGATGTGCTCCGTCCTATTGCTGCATGGACCTGAAAAAGGAAGGCAAGGAAGCTGCCCCCCACAGCACCCATTGTTTCTAACTCTGAATCCTGCAATTCATGGCCCAGATGTTCAGTATTAATTCAACTATTCCTGGAATACAATATGATGAACAAAAGGTTGACGTTATATACCAAAAGCCGCAGCGTCAAATGATTGAATTCCACTCATGTTTATATACGCAAAGTGCGCATCCGTGAGATTGGCATTGAGGCCATCCACCAGCCTTACAAGCCTATCGTTAAAAACTTGGACTGCATCATTTATGAATTCGACACATTCAGTATCAGAAACTTCACCATACAAACCCACTTCAAGTGGCATGCAACCTAGTCGACCGAGGCCGAAGATGGCTACCTTTCTCGCTCCATGCTTGTACAAAGTCTAGCATCAAGAAGCCAAAGGAGAGAACCCTAAGTTTTTCTGGATAAATAGTTATAGCatatgaaaaatgagaaagtggaaGAGAGAGGGGATTGGAGAAGAAACCTTCAATTGCTGAAAATACTGATTAATAAGTACTGAGGCATACTGAACAGGAGTATATTCACTGTTTGTTGGGTACAACTGTGGTAGGTAGTAGTTGTTGATGTAGTCGTGGCTGCCGATCCCAACTGTAAATAGGCATTTGCTCAGATGATCCATAGCAGCTGTGTCATTTCCTAGAATGTTGGTTATCCTCGAGACTGCAATCTGGTAATTTTTCAACTGTTCTTTCATGGTAATCAGATCGCCCTGCCCATGCAAGAAAAAACTAATTACTCTCATCTATTTCTAACACTAGCAACTCGGATTGTGTTTCTGAGGGTAGATAAAGTATAACGTACATAGTGTCTTCCAGTTTCATCTCGAATCCCTGATGAACCAGACGCAAAGTTGGCGCCTTGGAGTATTCGATAATCACTTACAGTTGCATATGGTGGGATGTAATCTTCCAATTTGAGAAGCTCAGCTGCAACATGGGAAATAAAACATTCCATTAGCATGATAACTACGGAGGATCTATTGCAAACAAATCATATCATACTGGGCGATgataaatgtaaagaaaaaaacttaataaatgCATGGATCATACTATTTTAAGATGACTTTTTACAAGGGAAAACAAGCTTTTGAAAAGCTTAAATATCAGCCAACAATCAGGGTGTTTACAAACTTGGATATAGAAGGGGGAGAAGAGAGACCAAGAACATCGACAATAGTTCGGCCATTGCAAAACCTTCCAGTCGGACCATTAGGAAAGTCTATTCCATTTGGTGGGAAATTGGCTCTTCCCAGTGTGACAAGCTTGTTGTTATTGCCACTATCAGACAATGAATCACCAAATATGAAGTAACACGGAACCTCTGGTTCCCCATGGGCGCAATGTTGTAAGTAGAAAACCAGCAGTAGAACAGGCACCACCCTCCACATCTTACCCATACAGTCCATTAAAGAAGAAAGATCAGAAAGAAGATCCGAAGAAGGAAAGATAAAGGTGAGGCTGAGAGGATTAGACACTATTTAGACCTACCATTTGATAATTTGATATAGCACCTTAATTGCggacaaaagaaaaatgattccaCAGAATCCACACCCTTAAACACGTAATTAGATTTGTGGTTAATTCTTTGTAAATATCCACAGAAATTATGGCATCATGCAAAAgattttctataaaattaatgGAGGGTTGGAATTGTAAATCTTTCTTTCAATAATTGAAATTGTACAACTAGTTTGAATAATTTATGCGTATATAGTTACAAAATTAGTTATTTTTGGACAATCATAGCTGCACATGGAACAAAACATCCAAGACAATAATATACTAATTTTAACTAGGAtcattattattcaaaataattcatgcatatattgttaaaataaattattttagagaATATTTATCAAGGTACTTGAAAGTAAATTAGGTCTATATAATAATTACAACTAGAACTAtaattgtataaaataattcatgCATGTATCATTGATGTGCATAATAAGATCcgaaaatgaattattttgaaCAATAATGTAGTTAATTTTAACTATAGCAATAATTGTTCAAAACCATTCATTTTGTATATACAAAATGAATTATTTCGAGTAATTATAAGTTATAActatcattaaattatattcccgataacaattttttgaaatgatttgTATGATTTCATCTACATCAATAATTATCGAGTGGAGGTAGCGATTTGCTCCATCTGGGACACTAAAAGAGggagaaatatataaaaataattataaaaaaatcacaattttttatttaaaagagaaaaacacccatagtcaaataataaaaaggggacaaggagagttttttttttttttaaacaagtaAATAGCTCATGAGTTGTATTAccttttgttatttatttatttttcctctttccaatgtttttcttttcttaaaatatagGATTTCCAGTAGCATGAAAAGTTTTATTCAAGCCTAGAGAATTGAATTTAAAGGCATACCTTTTACTTTagtttttatgattaaataaataaaagttcatTAAGTGAGATAGATTAATCTAAGtgaaggcttttttttttagtacttaGTTTAATTGACTAAGAATTATTAtggaaaataactaaaaatagagaaatattatttataacacaaataattattaatactaATATGTATCTTAATATATAGAATTAAACCTATTATGAGGGTCTAATAATATCACTTTTAAGCTCAGTAATGGGTTATTCAAATTATGGTGgttaaatgttataaaaatgtTTAGTCTATCTTTACCATCcctcaatttatttttagatgaGATGGTCAAAACCCGATACAATAACTAATATAAGAACCAAGATCATGGATTCCAACCACAAAGTGTTATGTTGAAGAAGGGATTGTTGAAATGCAATATAACTAATATAAGAACCAAGATCATGGATTCCAACCACAAAGTGTTATGTTGAAGAAGGGATTGTTGAAATGCAATATACGATTATTAAGCCCAAGGATAAAACCTGACTTACCTTCACTagatgttttcaaataaaatgatcaaagtCCCAATCCAAGACCTACATTTTCAACTTTATCAAAATCTGATTAATATATAAAGGATCTGTccaaaataattcattattgtattttttttaactttatccAAATTAAAATAGAATCGATCATTTAGAGGTCAAACTTTCCTAACAATGTTACAAAGTTAGGTCTTGAAAATTATTGCGGTGTATCGttcaatcaaattttgtaagtagtttgtttcataatttattttcatcaaaaaataaaaataaaaataaaattatcaaaatctcATTAATGCATAGGGGATCTATccaaaataattcattattgtatttttttttttttttcaactttatcCAAATTCAAATAGAATCAATTATTCAGAGATCAAATTTTCCTAACAATGTTACAAAGTTAGGTCTTGAAAATTGTTACGATTTATCCTTCAATCGAATTTGCAAGTAGTTTGTTTCACAATTTCTtttcaccaaaaataaaaataaaaaatttatcaaaatctcATTAATGCATAGGGGATCTATCCAAAATAATTCattcttgtatttttatttttttttcaactttatcAAAATCCCATTAATGTATAAGGGATCTATCCAAAATAATTCACTCTTGTATTATtgatatgcaaaataaattatttttaacaattatgaTTGtagttaaatttcaaatatactCATAATTGATCGAACTAATTTTTTAATGCATTTGACATTAATTGGAATAAAGTCTCAcctaattattcaaaataattcatttttcttgttttcaactATAAACACTATTGTTCATAATAATTCTTTCAcgtattattttaaactattatggttttaattttttgaaatactTAATgctttacaataaaataatatcaattaatttcAAGTTTACAACTATAATTGCTTCGAAATAAGTTATGCATGCATGTAtcattaataagaaaaaaaaaatcactaactATGATtgtaattattgaaattaaaggtctaaaaatagtatattttaatttcaactGAGGATGAGTAAAATTAAATGGTATAATTACTTTAACTAATAATATGAGGgactttttagaaaatttagaGGGATTATTGggtaaaattaaataagttggatttttcataagaaaatttattgattAAGCTAATCTCATTTTTGCTCTTTTATGAGAGAGATTGTGAGGCAAGAGAAGAAAAGTGTTCGACATGCGAGAAAATGCAAAAGATTGGGAAAAAAGAGTACTGAAAGTCCAGCTTTGGAGGTAAGAAAACTCTCTCTTTGTAATTCAGTTCCTTAATTAGAATAATGAGAACTGAGTAATATCTTGGGTTTGTGTTGGTAAGATCAattgttttaagtttttttaaatggaaatttcTTACGGTTAGATTTCTTGGGAATACTTGCCATTGAAACCCTTGATTTCTGCAATTTTGGCTTGAAGACTTAAACTTTAGCCTTATAATTTGGTTTAATTTGTTCAACTTGATGTTTTTTAgtcatttatttatgtttaattaCGTGTAATACATtatgagttaaattttttattctttaatttagcTATGAACCCTAGACTAGATATTTTTAGAGATTAATTCATTGAAATTTAGATCTGAAATTCTTCTAGACTGATTTTGTAGTCCAAGACCAAACGGATTTTGATTGGAAGCAAACTCGGATTTGGTTTTCGAAATGGATATATTTGGAATAATGTTGGGTTTGGATTAAAAAGAatgttaatattaaaaaaaaaaattatcttattttgaaaaattaaatggtAAAAGTGGGTTAGAAATTAGATCGGTGAATTAAgcttaattttatgatttttatttttattttaatcattcgTATGTGTTCCTACTATTTATGTAGGATTTTTTTGAGTTGGTGCAGCTTTGAATTCATACTTTCTCTTGATTCTTAGATTGTAGTTGTCTTCAAGTTAAGCAAAAGTATATAATAAGATTGTTTATCTTAACACcttccaaattttttatcagGTGAGATTGAGATAAAAGGTGTACTCTTCAgcattcattaaaatttttttttgggattaagaTGTCTGACTCCTCAATCAGTTTTGGTTGCATTAGTCTCATAGTCTTTCTCATCGGGATATTTTGTTCTAGATTGtaatatcttatttttcaatcaattttaatGCACTAATTGTGTCCTTTTCTATTATTCAATTGAGTGGATATTCAgcttatttttgttcttttaatttGTTTGACTTCATGTACCC of the Vitis vinifera cultivar Pinot Noir 40024 chromosome 10, ASM3070453v1 genome contains:
- the LOC100260650 gene encoding GDSL esterase/lipase At1g29670 isoform X1 encodes the protein MDCMGKMWRVVPVLLLVFYLQHCAHGEPEVPCYFIFGDSLSDSGNNNKLVTLGRANFPPNGIDFPNGPTGRFCNGRTIVDVLAELLKLEDYIPPYATVSDYRILQGANFASGSSGIRDETGRHYGDLITMKEQLKNYQIAVSRITNILGNDTAAMDHLSKCLFTVGIGSHDYINNYYLPQLYPTNSEYTPVQYASVLINQYFQQLKTLYKHGARKVAIFGLGRLGCMPLEVGLYGEVSDTECVEFINDAVQVFNDRLVRLVDGLNANLTDAHFAYINMSGIQSFDAAAFGFRVRNNGCCGGQLPCLPFSGPCSNRTEHIYWDFINPTEAANMIYAQRAYISETPSDAHPMDIHTLAQFASGEEDDS
- the LOC100260650 gene encoding GDSL esterase/lipase At1g29670 isoform X2, whose protein sequence is MMWRVVPVLLLVFYLQHCAHGEPEVPCYFIFGDSLSDSGNNNKLVTLGRANFPPNGIDFPNGPTGRFCNGRTIVDVLAELLKLEDYIPPYATVSDYRILQGANFASGSSGIRDETGRHYGDLITMKEQLKNYQIAVSRITNILGNDTAAMDHLSKCLFTVGIGSHDYINNYYLPQLYPTNSEYTPVQYASVLINQYFQQLKTLYKHGARKVAIFGLGRLGCMPLEVGLYGEVSDTECVEFINDAVQVFNDRLVRLVDGLNANLTDAHFAYINMSGIQSFDAAAFGFRVRNNGCCGGQLPCLPFSGPCSNRTEHIYWDFINPTEAANMIYAQRAYISETPSDAHPMDIHTLAQFASGEEDDS